In Arthrobacter sp. SLBN-112, a genomic segment contains:
- a CDS encoding carbohydrate ABC transporter permease has protein sequence MADAALLLMGACFLLPLLWLVLGSLDPAAGHGIKLPQQPALDNFAAVLTPELLFRPLWNSLLLSVGTGGVTLAAAVLAAYPLSRYRSRFNTPFMYGILFGTCLPVTAIMVPVYGLFVQLQLLDSLPATVLFLSATSLPMAIWMTRNFMDAVPLALEEAAWVDGASRMAGLRSIVLPLMGPGLGVVFIFVFIQAWGNFFVPFVLLLSEANQPAAVSIFSFFGQHGAVAYGQLAAFSILYSVPVLALYVIVARGGGSSLALSGAVRG, from the coding sequence ATGGCGGACGCAGCCCTCCTGTTGATGGGCGCCTGCTTCCTGCTGCCGCTGCTGTGGCTGGTCCTCGGTTCCCTGGACCCGGCCGCCGGGCACGGCATCAAACTTCCGCAACAGCCTGCCCTGGACAACTTCGCCGCTGTCCTGACCCCGGAGTTGCTGTTCCGGCCGCTGTGGAACAGCTTGTTGCTGTCCGTGGGGACCGGGGGCGTGACGCTTGCCGCGGCCGTATTGGCGGCCTACCCGCTCTCCCGTTACCGGTCGCGCTTCAACACTCCGTTCATGTACGGCATTCTGTTCGGTACCTGCCTGCCGGTCACGGCCATCATGGTTCCAGTCTATGGATTGTTCGTGCAGCTTCAGCTGCTGGATTCCCTGCCCGCCACGGTCCTGTTCCTGTCCGCCACCAGCCTGCCCATGGCCATCTGGATGACCAGGAACTTCATGGATGCGGTGCCGCTGGCGCTGGAGGAGGCCGCCTGGGTGGACGGAGCATCCCGGATGGCTGGCTTGCGTTCAATCGTGCTGCCGCTCATGGGCCCGGGCCTGGGCGTAGTGTTCATCTTCGTGTTCATCCAGGCCTGGGGGAACTTCTTCGTCCCGTTCGTGCTCCTGCTCTCCGAGGCCAACCAGCCCGCGGCAGTATCGATCTTCAGCTTCTTCGGCCAGCACGGGGCAGTGGCTTACGGCCAGTTGGCTGCGTTTTCCATCCTCTATTCCGTTCCGGTCCTGGCCCTCTACGTCATCGTGGCGCGCGGCGGTGGCAGCTCGTTGGCCCTTTCCGGAGCTGTCAGGGGCTAA